A region of Solanum dulcamara chromosome 7, daSolDulc1.2, whole genome shotgun sequence DNA encodes the following proteins:
- the LOC129895715 gene encoding uncharacterized protein LOC129895715, producing MDGYSPPTVERNKKGKKHRHAVVLDDDPIKCSGKSCRSCSGGLIADCVAVCCCPCAVVNILALAFLKFPWMVGRKCLRMVKRKKLEENDKSTTDRVDTVEEGIVMTSTTFGDEELKDSFCAKNDVEQVWLDLYQVGHMGFGRLSFTGTN from the coding sequence ATGGATGGATACTCACCTCCAACAGTTGAACGTAACAAAAAGGGGAAGAAGCACCGTCATGCGGTGGTACTGGATGATGATCCGATCAAGTGCAGTGGGAAGTCGTGTAGATCATGTAGTGGTGGTCTAATCGCGGATTGCGTAGCAGTTTGTTGCTGTCCATGTGCTGTAGTAAACATTTTAGCACTGGCATTTCTAAAGTTTCCTTGGATGGTGGGAAGGAAATGCTTGCGAATGGTGAAAAGGAAAAAGTTGGAGGAGAATGACAAGAGTACTACTGACCGCGTGGACACTGTAGAAGAAGGAATTGTCATGACTTCCACTACTTTTGGGGATGAAGAGTTAAAAGACAGTTTTTGTGCAAAAAATGACGTAGAGCAAGTTTGGTTAGACTTGTATCAAGTTGGTCATATGGGTTTTGGTAGACTTTCTTTCACAGGAACTAATTAG